The Amblyraja radiata isolate CabotCenter1 chromosome 39, sAmbRad1.1.pri, whole genome shotgun sequence sequence ggtcgtgacccgactgccgtgaaacctccctatagatgATGctatcaccagggtctcttctgtaccccgtgactctgctcacagggaggagaggggagggggaggagctgtCGTGAGGCTCTGCGCCATTCGCCAGGGCATGTTGACGTGACGTGAGGCGGCCAATGGCGATGCGCGGGGCTGCGATTCCTCATTAGCATGGGCCGCGGGGTTTAtaaggcggcggcggcggctccgCTCAATGATCTTTGGCAGCGGCGGTGCTGTTGCATTTCCAGACGTGGGTCCGGCTAAACTTGCATCGCCAGTCCGGGACCGCCGCTCCATCTCCAGCTGAGTCTCTCCCCGCGACtccatcaagcagcatctccggctGCGGATCCAGCCTCCACCCCGTGGCTCTGACTCCACCTGAGGCAACTACAGCCCAAACTCCGGCTCCAGCTGCAACTACAGCCCCACCTCCGGCTGCAGCTACAGCCCCAACTCCGGCTGCAGCTACAGCCCCATCTCCGGCTGCAGCCGCGGACATGCCCGACGACAAGAAGGGCGCCCCGAAGAAGGGCGCCAAGAAGGCGATCAACAAGACGCCGGTAAAGGGCGGCAAGAAGCGCAGGAAGGTGAGGAAGGAGAGTTACTCCATCTACATCTACAAGGTGATGAAGCAGGTCCACCCCGACACCGGCATCTCCTCCAAGGCCATGAGCATCATGAACTCGTTCGTCAACGATATATTTGAGCGCATCGCGGGCGAGG is a genomic window containing:
- the LOC116967368 gene encoding histone H2B 1/2-like, with the protein product MPDDKKGAPKKGAKKAINKTPVKGGKKRRKVRKESYSIYIYKVMKQVHPDTGISSKAMSIMNSFVNDIFERIAGEASRLAHYNKRSTISSREIQTAVRLLLPGELAKHAVSEGTKAVTKYTSSK